The following proteins are co-located in the Maridesulfovibrio sp. genome:
- a CDS encoding IMP cyclohydrolase, whose protein sequence is MDMLPVKRGVLSVTDKSGLAEFAAELAGFGVELISTGGTRKMLLDAGLEVKSVSEVTGFPEIMGGRVKTLHPSVHGGILADKDNPEHLSTLEEHGIETIDMVCVNLYNFAKAVSEGQDLKNAVEQIDIGGPTMLRASAKNFHSVLVVPSPVHYPRILEDMKKNDGKVSLALRKDLAAETFALVSEYDSMIAKYLADHDA, encoded by the coding sequence ATGGATATGTTGCCTGTAAAGCGCGGAGTACTCAGTGTTACTGATAAATCCGGTCTTGCTGAATTTGCGGCTGAGTTGGCTGGCTTCGGTGTGGAACTTATCAGCACCGGCGGCACAAGAAAAATGCTTCTTGATGCCGGACTTGAGGTTAAGTCTGTAAGTGAAGTTACCGGTTTCCCTGAAATCATGGGCGGCCGTGTAAAGACCCTGCACCCCAGCGTGCATGGCGGTATCCTCGCGGACAAGGATAATCCGGAACACCTGTCGACTCTCGAAGAACATGGAATCGAGACTATCGATATGGTTTGCGTTAACCTCTACAATTTTGCCAAGGCTGTTAGCGAAGGGCAGGATCTGAAGAACGCTGTCGAGCAGATCGACATCGGCGGTCCTACTATGCTGCGTGCTTCAGCCAAGAATTTTCATTCTGTTCTGGTTGTCCCCAGTCCGGTACATTACCCCCGTATTCTTGAAGACATGAAAAAGAACGACGGCAAGGTTTCTCTCGCCCTGAGAAAAGACCTCGCCGCGGAAACTTTTGCGCTTGTTTCTGAATACGATTCCATGATCGCCAAATATCTGGCAGATCACGACGCTTAG
- a CDS encoding tetratricopeptide repeat protein, which produces MSHLDYEINKELGECYLFMGELDKAEDYYKKAAGSNGVHPDPYIGLATIAVQRGEYDDAMALYEKAHQVEVTDKSFAGMGLIQMETSRQDEAFENFSQALDINISNMVALFGIIRIGHEAERMAEAIPFLERFLEVDPEKHEVRYSLAGLYVCMGQKDKAVEQLEMILEKDPANEAAKELLSQI; this is translated from the coding sequence ATGAGTCACTTAGATTATGAAATTAACAAGGAACTCGGTGAGTGTTATCTGTTCATGGGTGAACTGGATAAGGCTGAAGATTACTACAAGAAGGCAGCCGGTTCCAACGGCGTGCATCCCGATCCTTACATCGGTCTTGCAACCATCGCAGTACAACGCGGTGAATATGATGACGCCATGGCCCTGTATGAAAAAGCACATCAGGTAGAAGTAACCGATAAGAGCTTCGCTGGTATGGGCTTGATTCAGATGGAAACTTCCCGTCAGGACGAAGCTTTTGAAAACTTTTCTCAGGCTCTCGATATCAACATCAGCAACATGGTTGCTCTTTTCGGTATCATCAGAATCGGTCACGAGGCTGAAAGAATGGCTGAAGCTATTCCGTTCCTCGAAAGGTTCCTCGAAGTTGATCCCGAGAAGCACGAAGTCCGCTACTCCCTCGCAGGTCTTTACGTCTGCATGGGGCAGAAGGATAAGGCTGTCGAGCAGCTTGAAATGATCCTTGAAAAGGATCCCGCAAATGAAGCGGCTAAGGAACTGCTGAGCCAGATTTAG
- the flgB gene encoding flagellar basal body rod protein FlgB codes for MKGLFGSHIQLTGKVLDLRLQRQNLVSSNLANVNTPGYKEKRLEFEEDLQKAMGLDAKGKMTRTSKMHIPTAFDSNKFQGDVISKFEPRVIHGENRVDMDKEMVAMAKNTLYYNALSQVIGKNFQGMTKIIQEGAR; via the coding sequence ATGAAAGGACTTTTCGGAAGCCACATCCAATTGACAGGTAAAGTGCTTGACCTGAGACTGCAGCGTCAAAACCTTGTCTCCTCCAATCTGGCTAACGTCAATACCCCCGGCTACAAGGAAAAACGCCTTGAGTTTGAAGAAGACCTTCAAAAAGCCATGGGACTTGATGCCAAAGGTAAGATGACCAGAACCAGCAAGATGCACATCCCCACAGCTTTCGATTCAAACAAATTTCAGGGAGATGTTATCTCCAAGTTTGAACCAAGAGTCATCCACGGTGAAAACCGGGTCGACATGGATAAAGAGATGGTCGCCATGGCCAAGAACACTCTTTACTACAATGCCCTCTCCCAGGTTATAGGGAAAAATTTTCAGGGCATGACCAAAATCATTCAGGAAGGAGCTAGGTAA
- the flgC gene encoding flagellar basal body rod protein FlgC codes for MNFFTALDIGASGLKAQREYLNVVSMNMANAKTTRTAEGGPYRRKSVSMESSPVLSPFETAMNQQLNQQLRGVTVRGIVSDTRPFKEVYEPNHPDADKKGIVRYPDINVVEEMVNMITISRSYEANAQAVDSAKRMFNRALRIGMGQ; via the coding sequence ATGAACTTCTTCACAGCACTTGATATCGGAGCTTCGGGGCTCAAAGCCCAAAGGGAGTATCTGAACGTTGTGTCCATGAACATGGCAAACGCCAAGACAACACGTACAGCCGAAGGCGGTCCCTACCGCCGCAAGAGTGTTTCCATGGAGTCCAGCCCTGTTCTCTCTCCTTTTGAAACCGCCATGAACCAGCAGCTCAACCAGCAGCTCCGAGGCGTAACAGTCCGAGGCATCGTCTCCGACACCCGCCCCTTTAAAGAGGTTTATGAACCCAACCACCCTGATGCAGATAAAAAGGGAATCGTCAGATATCCGGACATCAACGTGGTTGAAGAGATGGTCAACATGATCACCATCAGCAGATCTTACGAAGCCAATGCGCAGGCAGTAGACTCCGCCAAAAGGATGTTCAACCGCGCATTGAGAATTGGAATGGGCCAGTAA
- the fliE gene encoding flagellar hook-basal body complex protein FliE, with protein sequence MSIRNVAMQAYTNAIQNQQKFDKKFDKTMDLNKAAPNSFSETLTDSLKSVNELQGQKKQMIEEFASGKTQNVHELMISLQKASVAMTMTSTVRTKVMTAYQEVMKMPF encoded by the coding sequence ATGTCTATCAGAAACGTAGCAATGCAGGCATACACCAATGCCATTCAGAACCAGCAGAAATTCGACAAAAAGTTCGACAAGACCATGGACCTTAACAAGGCCGCCCCGAACTCTTTTTCCGAAACCCTGACTGACTCATTAAAAAGCGTTAATGAACTTCAGGGCCAGAAAAAGCAGATGATCGAAGAATTTGCTTCCGGCAAAACCCAGAACGTCCACGAATTAATGATTTCACTGCAGAAAGCCAGCGTTGCCATGACCATGACCAGTACTGTACGCACCAAAGTTATGACTGCGTATCAGGAAGTCATGAAAATGCCTTTCTAA
- the fliF gene encoding flagellar basal-body MS-ring/collar protein FliF: protein MPNFIAEYLGKFQNFWSDRTVSQRIMIGGLAATVVIAFILMVFWLNQTEYRVLYTKLYAEDASRVVSILQSTKEPYKIQDNGSTILVPADKVYDLRLKIAGEGALHGQGIGYEIFDEVQIGQTDFIQRINYQRALQGELARTISEFPQVERARVHLVLPAKSLFIEEQVEPSASVVLKLKDGEKLADKQIKGVLNLVVMSVEGLKPAHVTITDMRGQVLYQPEDDGGLGLNITNSQLEYKSGLESKIEQRIQRLLMPIVGADKVIAKVNADLDFRQRTIKTEAYDPDGQVARSEQTSEETTRGTANVDGGVPEANFRGDGFTGTATTQDSARETRTTNYEINKEEQQIIVPVGELKRLSVAVIVDGTYTKNPDTGEMTYVPRSEEEMQRIRELVSSAVGYDEVRGDIVEVSNMSFGIQDMFGDEGLMRTMLEYAQRLGKPFLNGLLIFLFLILVVRPVIMALIKPRVAEEEIDEVAGLPEAGERLAIDESDLDEEALDTARRLENAKAQALQLSEKNMDQAVQVLKSWLKQEAA, encoded by the coding sequence ATGCCAAATTTCATAGCTGAGTATCTGGGTAAATTTCAGAATTTCTGGTCCGACCGAACTGTCTCGCAGAGAATCATGATCGGAGGGCTTGCGGCCACCGTCGTAATTGCCTTCATTCTCATGGTTTTCTGGCTCAACCAGACAGAATACCGTGTTCTTTACACCAAACTGTATGCTGAAGATGCTTCCCGTGTTGTTTCCATCCTGCAATCCACCAAAGAGCCTTACAAAATTCAGGATAACGGCTCCACCATTTTGGTTCCTGCGGACAAGGTATATGACCTGCGTCTGAAAATTGCCGGTGAAGGAGCTCTTCACGGACAGGGAATCGGTTATGAAATTTTCGATGAGGTCCAGATCGGACAGACAGACTTCATCCAGCGCATCAACTACCAGAGAGCTCTTCAGGGCGAGCTGGCCAGAACAATCAGCGAATTTCCGCAGGTTGAACGTGCCAGAGTACACCTTGTTCTGCCTGCGAAGTCTCTTTTTATTGAAGAACAAGTTGAGCCCTCTGCTTCCGTAGTTCTAAAGCTTAAAGACGGCGAAAAGCTTGCCGACAAGCAGATCAAGGGAGTTCTCAACCTCGTGGTAATGTCTGTTGAAGGCTTGAAGCCTGCACATGTAACCATTACTGACATGCGCGGACAGGTCCTCTACCAGCCTGAAGATGACGGCGGACTGGGGCTGAACATCACCAACAGCCAGCTTGAATACAAGTCCGGCCTTGAATCCAAGATTGAACAGCGCATCCAGCGCCTGCTCATGCCCATCGTCGGCGCGGATAAAGTTATTGCCAAGGTTAACGCAGATCTCGACTTCAGACAGCGCACCATCAAGACAGAAGCATATGACCCTGACGGTCAGGTTGCACGCTCTGAACAGACCAGCGAAGAAACTACCCGCGGCACCGCCAACGTAGATGGCGGCGTACCCGAAGCAAACTTCAGGGGTGACGGTTTCACCGGAACAGCGACCACTCAGGACTCAGCACGTGAAACCCGTACCACCAACTATGAAATCAACAAAGAAGAACAGCAGATCATCGTTCCTGTGGGCGAACTCAAGCGCCTCAGTGTAGCGGTTATCGTTGACGGAACTTATACAAAGAACCCTGACACAGGTGAAATGACCTACGTACCCCGCTCTGAAGAAGAAATGCAGCGCATCCGGGAACTGGTCAGCTCAGCTGTAGGCTACGACGAAGTACGCGGTGACATCGTTGAGGTCTCCAATATGTCCTTCGGCATACAGGACATGTTCGGCGATGAAGGCCTCATGCGCACCATGCTTGAATATGCTCAGCGCCTCGGTAAGCCTTTCCTTAACGGCCTGCTTATCTTCCTCTTCCTGATTCTGGTTGTACGCCCGGTAATCATGGCTCTGATCAAGCCCCGTGTGGCTGAAGAAGAAATTGACGAAGTTGCCGGTCTGCCTGAAGCAGGAGAAAGACTCGCAATTGATGAAAGTGATCTTGACGAAGAGGCTCTTGATACGGCACGTAGACTGGAGAACGCCAAGGCTCAGGCTCTGCAACTTTCGGAAAAGAATATGGATCAGGCTGTGCAGGTGCTGAAGAGCTGGCTGAAGCAGGAGGCAGCTTAA
- the fliG gene encoding flagellar motor switch protein FliG, with product MSTPFTGNQKTAIVLLALGDKFTAEAFKRMNRQEIADVSRAMLEMDSVPKEQVLEVLKEFNETLAYGAELLMGGADQVKRLLSKSLDEETAKYILDKLDLESGPAPFQELQNVSPKILAQILRNEHPQTLALIIGHLHPDQAADLISNLPGGVRAEVLMRLAKLEAVAEEMLMEVDRVLQSQLIAMGGKEGKKVGGVPAVAEILNAVDRSTEEEVLSEIEEESTQMAEEIRNLMFVFEDIKGLDDRAIRELLKEVSNEELTTALKGASDDLQELFFKNMSERASNMIREDLEIMGPVKLSDVEAAQQNIVKNIRRLEDEGRIMISRGSGDVFV from the coding sequence TTGTCTACGCCGTTCACCGGTAATCAAAAAACAGCAATCGTACTTCTTGCCCTCGGGGACAAGTTTACCGCTGAAGCCTTCAAACGCATGAACCGTCAGGAAATTGCCGACGTGTCAAGAGCCATGCTGGAGATGGATTCAGTCCCGAAAGAACAGGTTTTGGAAGTACTCAAAGAGTTCAATGAAACTCTGGCATATGGAGCTGAACTCCTCATGGGCGGAGCCGATCAGGTCAAAAGACTGCTCAGCAAATCCCTTGACGAGGAAACCGCAAAATACATTCTGGATAAGCTCGACCTTGAAAGCGGCCCCGCTCCGTTTCAGGAACTCCAGAACGTCAGCCCCAAGATTCTGGCCCAGATTCTCAGAAACGAGCATCCGCAGACACTGGCCCTCATTATCGGCCATCTGCACCCGGATCAGGCAGCGGACCTTATATCCAACCTGCCCGGCGGCGTTAGAGCCGAAGTGCTTATGAGACTTGCCAAGCTTGAAGCTGTCGCAGAAGAGATGCTCATGGAAGTGGATCGGGTGCTGCAAAGCCAGCTGATCGCCATGGGTGGCAAGGAAGGTAAGAAAGTGGGCGGCGTTCCCGCAGTAGCGGAAATCCTCAACGCCGTAGACCGCTCCACAGAAGAGGAAGTTCTTTCAGAAATCGAGGAAGAATCCACCCAGATGGCCGAAGAAATCAGGAACCTCATGTTCGTTTTCGAAGACATCAAGGGACTGGACGACCGCGCAATCCGCGAACTGCTCAAGGAAGTTTCAAACGAAGAGCTCACCACTGCACTCAAGGGTGCCTCCGACGATTTACAGGAGCTCTTCTTCAAGAACATGTCCGAGCGTGCTTCCAATATGATCCGCGAAGACCTCGAAATCATGGGCCCTGTGAAGCTCTCCGATGTGGAAGCTGCACAGCAGAATATTGTTAAGAACATCCGCCGCCTCGAAGACGAGGGCCGGATTATGATCAGCAGAGGTTCAGGAGATGTCTTTGTCTAA
- a CDS encoding FliH/SctL family protein: MSLSKAEDNKFYTGRVIMGLDSNNKTQEMTIQEMEGKKKPTWNEDTDREYYERVKAKAQNMAKEIIAKAMAEAEQIRVTAQAEGYAAGQQQAAQEAEQHLIGFSQNVAQTLQGIQAQAHNAMMAQSADAISLIFMVIEKTLSVEMETRRQEILASLLDDALNRIDSMTQLVIKVSPADSEIIGSLLEQARTEFPDLAKWRIKADPAIDNGGVIVEAADAMIENTITSRWEGVQEILGQLTPGTGE, from the coding sequence ATGTCTTTGTCTAAAGCTGAAGACAATAAGTTCTACACCGGTAGGGTTATCATGGGTCTTGATTCCAATAACAAGACTCAGGAGATGACTATACAGGAAATGGAAGGCAAGAAGAAGCCGACCTGGAACGAAGACACTGACCGCGAATATTACGAGCGGGTCAAAGCCAAAGCCCAGAACATGGCCAAGGAAATTATTGCCAAGGCCATGGCTGAGGCGGAACAGATCCGTGTTACTGCTCAGGCTGAAGGTTATGCAGCAGGACAGCAACAGGCAGCACAGGAAGCCGAACAGCATTTGATCGGTTTCAGCCAAAATGTAGCCCAGACCCTGCAAGGCATCCAAGCCCAAGCACACAATGCCATGATGGCCCAGTCAGCTGACGCCATCTCACTGATCTTCATGGTTATTGAAAAAACACTGTCCGTAGAAATGGAAACCCGCAGGCAGGAAATTCTTGCATCCCTGCTGGATGACGCCCTGAACCGCATCGACTCCATGACCCAGCTTGTAATCAAGGTTTCACCGGCTGACAGTGAAATCATCGGCTCCCTGCTGGAACAAGCACGGACCGAATTCCCTGATCTCGCCAAGTGGCGGATTAAAGCAGACCCGGCTATCGACAACGGCGGTGTAATTGTTGAAGCTGCCGACGCCATGATCGAGAACACTATTACTTCCCGCTGGGAAGGCGTACAGGAAATTCTCGGACAGCTGACACCCGGGACAGGAGAATAG
- a CDS encoding FliI/YscN family ATPase: MADMKGCTQLLNALDPCRSYGRVSKVVGLIAEGKGIKAPLGSVCQLIPEDAESPIAAEVVGFRDGSCLFMPYGEMHGISSGSLIENSKTPPKVPVGMSLLGRAVDAFGEPIDGKGPIFPEAYNPLHRDPPNPLERPRINEPLDVGVKAINGLLTLGKGQRMGIMAGSGVGKSTLLSMMARYTVADINVIALIGERGREVVEFIERDLGPEGLARSVLVIATSDKSPLIRMRAAYTATAIAEYFRDLNKDVLLMMDSVTRFAMAGREVGLAAGEPPTRGGYTPSVFAQLPKLLERAGKNPHGSITGVYTVLVDGDDFTEPIADAVRSILDGHIVLTRDLADQGHYPCIDVLKSVSRVRGDIVQGDIVTAGRKVLGQLATFRKVEDMVNIGAYQKGANPEIDTAIKMVPAINVFLQQLVEDKQTIEESFAKLMELAAAS; this comes from the coding sequence ATGGCCGACATGAAAGGCTGCACTCAACTCCTTAACGCACTGGATCCCTGCCGAAGCTATGGCCGGGTCAGCAAGGTAGTCGGACTTATTGCCGAGGGGAAAGGTATCAAGGCTCCCTTGGGATCGGTCTGCCAGCTCATTCCAGAAGACGCCGAATCTCCCATCGCTGCTGAGGTGGTCGGTTTCCGAGACGGATCATGCTTATTCATGCCTTACGGGGAAATGCATGGCATCAGCTCCGGAAGCCTGATTGAAAACTCCAAAACACCGCCTAAAGTTCCTGTGGGCATGAGCCTGCTCGGCCGCGCCGTAGATGCTTTTGGCGAACCCATTGACGGCAAGGGACCAATCTTCCCCGAAGCATACAATCCCCTACATCGCGATCCTCCCAACCCGCTTGAACGTCCGCGCATCAATGAACCGCTTGATGTTGGTGTTAAAGCAATCAACGGACTGCTTACTCTGGGCAAGGGCCAGCGCATGGGCATCATGGCCGGATCCGGCGTCGGCAAATCGACACTGCTCTCCATGATGGCCCGCTACACCGTTGCTGACATCAACGTTATCGCCCTGATCGGTGAGCGCGGACGTGAGGTTGTAGAATTCATTGAACGAGATCTCGGACCAGAAGGACTCGCCCGTTCCGTGCTGGTTATCGCCACTTCGGACAAAAGCCCGCTTATCCGTATGCGCGCGGCCTATACTGCCACCGCCATTGCCGAATATTTCCGCGACCTGAATAAAGACGTGCTCTTGATGATGGATTCAGTCACCCGCTTTGCCATGGCCGGACGTGAAGTAGGTCTTGCAGCAGGTGAACCACCGACACGTGGAGGATACACCCCTTCAGTTTTCGCACAGCTACCTAAACTGCTTGAGCGCGCCGGTAAAAATCCGCACGGCTCCATCACCGGGGTCTACACAGTACTTGTTGACGGCGATGACTTTACCGAACCCATTGCAGATGCCGTACGTTCAATTCTTGACGGGCACATAGTGCTCACCCGTGACCTTGCCGACCAAGGGCATTACCCCTGTATCGACGTGCTTAAAAGCGTCAGCCGTGTTCGCGGTGATATTGTACAGGGTGATATTGTTACTGCCGGACGCAAGGTGCTCGGCCAACTGGCTACTTTTCGTAAAGTGGAAGACATGGTCAATATTGGTGCTTACCAGAAAGGTGCAAACCCGGAAATTGACACCGCCATCAAAATGGTTCCGGCGATTAACGTATTCTTGCAACAACTCGTCGAAGATAAGCAGACTATTGAAGAGAGCTTTGCCAAACTAATGGAACTTGCAGCAGCAAGTTAG